CAACTGTGACCACCGGGCCCGGACTTCACCGCCCCCGGCGCCATCCCCGCGCCCGGGTGGCCGCAGTCACAGGCCCGGGTTCAGTGACCGCTGACCCGGGCCAGAGTCCCCAGGTCGCAAGGAGAGTCGGGGTCGTCCTCAAGGCACAGCAGGATGGCGTGCCCGCGCCTGATCATCTGAATGGAGACGGGAGTATTCCACTGCGCGGACAACATGACGCTCATGTTCAGGTCGACCAGCGCCACACCGCCGTCCCCGCCCTGCTGGACGTCCCAAGTCCCGGAATACGACTCCGGACCCCAACTCCCGTCGGCCAGATCCTGGGTGGGCCAATCCTCAGCCGTGAAAGAGCCGTTCCCGCCGAACTCGATCCGCATCCCCTTCTCGCCCTGCCAAGCGCCGGCGAGGGCTTGCGACGTGACGGGGACATAGTTCGGGCCGCCGAAGATGCTCCCGCCGTGGAGTATGAACAGGAGGGCCAGGGTCCCCACGAAGACCAATCCGAGACCGGCCGATATCGAAACAATGACGACGCGAGCCGCCCTTGGGATCATGTGCCTTCGCTCCCCTCCCACGAGCCGCAACCCGCGACGAGGCCCACTCCCCCGTAGCGCGACCCGAATTGGAATCGAACCGGGGTCATCGTAGCCCGCCGCCGAACAGGCGTACGGGGCACAAGAAGGCGCACCGCAGCACCGGCCCGCCACCATTGCACCACCCCACCCAATTGACCGGCAGGATCGGGTCGTTCCCGGAGGAACCACACGTGGGCAGCCCCCGCAGGGGCCGCCCGTCTGCGGACGGGCCCTGCGGGGGCTGGGATCGGTGGATCAGGGCCGGTGGATCGGGGCCCGGTCCTGGCGGGGTGTCAGCCGGTGGTGGTGGGGAGCTGGGCCAGCAGGGCGGCCGGGGCCAGGACGACGTTGCTGTAGCTGTAGCCGCCGGTGCCGAACTGAGAGGCCGTCAGCAGCTCCTTGTCACCACCGGTGACCAGGTAGACGGCCGAGCTTCCGGAGGCCTGGACCAGCGTCCCGTTGGCGGGTACGGCGGCGGCCGCCGCGGCGAGCCAGGTGCCGGGAACCCCCAGCAGCGGGCGGGTGTTGTAGCCGTTGCCGGTCCACTCCGAGGCGGAGATCAGGGCGGCGGTGCCGCCGACCATGACGTAGCGGTTGGCCGACGTCCCGGCCTGGTCCTCGACGACGGTGCCGTTGGCGGGGGCGGCGGCGACCGCGCCGGCCAGCCAGGTGCCGGGGACGCCCATCAGGGCACGGGTGCTGTAGCCGTCGGCGGTCCACTCGGCGGCGGTGATGTGCAGGGCTGCGCCGCCGATCATGACGTAGCGGTTGCTGTCCGTCCCGGACTGGTTCATCACCACGGCCCCGGCGGGCAGGGTGCCGGCGACGGCGCCGGCGAGCCAGGTGCCGGGGACCCCGAGCAGCGGGCGGGTGTTGTAGCCGTCGGCGGTCCACTCCGCGCCGGAGATCGGCAGGGCGACGCCGTCGACCATCACGTAGCGGCTGGGGTCGGTCCCGTTCTCGTTGTAGACCACGCTCCCCGAGGGCAGGGTGCTGGCGGCGGTGGTCTGGAGCCAGGAGGTGGGGACGCCCATCAGCGGCTTGGTGCTCCAGCCGTCGGCGGTGAACTCGGCGGCGGTCACCGGCAGGGCGGTGTCGTCGACGATGACGTAGACGGTGGCGTTGGCCCCGGACTGGTCCTTGACCACGGTGCCGTCCGGAGGCGTGGCCGGCAGCGCGTTGAAGGCCGCGTCGGTCACGGAGACGATCTTGGACAGGTCGTAGCCGTCGGCGGACACGTCCGAGGCGGACACCGCGATGCCCGCGCCACCGATGATGACCTTGACCTCGGCACTGTCCGGGGACTTGACCAGCGTGCCGGCCGGCAGGGTCGAGGGGGTGTTGTTGAGCGAGGTCACCGGGGCGATGAAGCCGGACAGGTCGACGTTGGAGCCGTCGTCGGTCCACTCGTAGTCGCCCACCCCGCCGGGCATACCGGAGTCCTGCGTGACCAGGCCGCTGGTGCCCTGGTTGCCGCCGATCCAGTTGATGGTGCCGTTGGAGTTGACGGCGGTGACGATGGCCACATGGGCGGCGGAGTCCGAGGACGCGTTGTAGCCGAAGACGACCGCGTCGCCGACCTGCGGCGTGCCGGACAGGGTCCCGTAGCGCCGGCCGTAGTCGTAGAAGCTGGCCGCACCGTCGCCCAGGATCCCGAGGTCGGCCACACCGGCCTGCGCCCAGGCCCAGCCCGCGAAGTCCGCACACCACTCGGTCGGGTTCGCCAGTGAGCCGCCCTGGTTGACCCCGTCGCTGTAACCGGCCCCGTTGGAACCTGTATGGCCGTCATTGAGCTGGCTCTGCACGGCACTCACGATGCTGCTGGGGGTGTCGGCGTGGGCCGGGAGCACCGACAGGCCGCTCACCGCAGCCGCCGCGACCAGGGTGGCGACAGCGGACTTCTTGAGGGAACGGGAATTCATCGACATCACAGGTCTCCTTGGAAAGGGCTTCGCAAAAGGCATGCGGGTGGAATCGACCGGCATCACCGACCGGCGGCCGTCCTGCAGGAACAGCCGACCGGACGACGGCCCAGGGACGACGGCCCAGGGATGACGGCCCAGGGATGACGGCCCAGGGATGAAACCGGGGTGGAGCGCGATGGAGCGGGACAGGGCAGAGCAGAGCAGGGTGAGCGGAATGAGCGGGACGGCTGTCCTGCAGGAACAGCGGTCGTCAAATGCGAGCGGTGAGGGTGCCCCACTGCCGGCGGGTGCCGCCGGCCGGTGTCAGTCCACCGGTCGATCGGGATCCGGCGCGGTCCCGGCGACGGGCGGGGGCAGGTAGCGGCGGCGCCAGACGGGCGAGGCCCGGTGACACCGGGCCAGCAGAGCGGCGGCACGCTCGGTGGCGCAGGGCGCGGCGACGGCCGGGCCACTTCCGGGAGCCAGGACGAGCAGGTACAGCAGCAGGTCCAACCGACTGGACCCGGCATGGCCGCTGACGTGCTCAAGGCCGTCCTCGGCGGTGGCGTGTGCCCACAGCGCGCCCACGGCCTCGGCGATCTCACCCGCCGGATCCGCCTCCGGCGCGGTCCGCCGGTCCAGACTGACGTAGACGATGTCCAAGGCCGTCAGCCCCAGCCCGGGTTGCCCGCGCCGACCGGTACAGCTGGTCCGACCTGCAGGGCCGGCGAGGCCTGCGAGGCCTGCGAGGCCTGCAAGGCCTGCGAGACTTGTGCGGGCCCGGCGGGCTGCACGGCGGCGAGCGCGGCGGCCGAAAACAGGACGACGGTGGCGGTGGCCAGGGCGGTGACCGCGGCGGCCTGGGCGAGACGGGTGCGGATCATGGCAGTGGTCCTTTGCTGGAGAGGTGACGGGTGGTCATCTCCGGATCTGGCGTCCCGCGGTGACGCATCGTCCGGCCGCCGTTCGGGGCTCCCGGTCCGGGCCGTTCCCTGCTGGCAGTGACCAGCTTCGTCGCACACGGACCCCACCGGAAGGACTTCCTGCTGTCGCCAACACGCCAGGCGCGGACCCGACAGCCCATCATGGACATGACATCTCTGGTGCCCAATCCGTCAGGACACCGCGACGGTCGACAACCAGCGGGGATGGGTCCGGCAGCCGCCGGGCCCCGACGCGCGGTGTCCGGCCGCTGCACCGGCCCGCGCGGCACGGGTAGCGAAACCGCACACCCGGCCGCACGGAACTCGCGCCACCAGCGGTACCCCCCAAGCCCGTTCGGGCCCACCCCCCGCACACCGGCAACACCAGCAGGCCACGGAGGGCGCCATCCCACGGGCCCTTCCGCCGACTGCCGTCCGCGAAGGACACGCGGACCGCCACGGAGCAGGCGGGGCGGGGCGGGAGGGGCGAGCGGCCGGGGGTCCGGCCGGCTGTCTCGGGCGGCCGGCCGAACGGACGTCAGGTCCCAGCGGGCGTGGGCGTGGGCCGGGGCGTGGGCCGCAGGTCGGCCCGGTAGCGACCCGGGGTCGTGCCGATGATGTCGGTGAACGCCGCGATGAAGCTGCTGGGATTGGCCCACCCGCAGGCGGCGGCGGTCCGGGTGGTGTCGTGGCCCTCGGCGAGGAGCACCAGTGCGTGGTGGACGCGCAGTTGGGTGCGCCACTCGTAGAACGTCATGCCCAGCTCGTCGTGGAAGAGCCGGCTCAGGGTGCGGGCACCGGCTCCGACCGTCCTCCCGAGTTCGGCCAGTGTGGCGTTGTCCCCGGGTGTCTCGTGCAGTATCCGCGCGACGGCCCGCAGCCGGTCGTCCCGCGGCTCGGGCAGGTGCAGCGGCTGTTCGGGGGCTTCGCGCAGTTCCTCCACCAGGACACGCAGGAGGCGTGAGCGCGCGGAGCGGCTGTAACCGGGCGCGGCGGGCCCGTAGTTGCGGGGGCCGGTCAGGGCGAGCAGGACCTCGCGGGCCAGGCCGGAGGCCAGGAACACGGCGGGATGGTCCGGTACGAGCCGGGCCAGGGACGGCGCGAGGAACACGATCCGCATGTCGGTGTCGCCGTGGGCGCGGTGGCGGTGCGTGAAGCCGGCCGGGGTCCAGGCGACCCGGTTCGCGGGAACGATCGACGTGCCGCGCTCGGTGTGGACCGCCAGGACACCGCTGGCCGCGTACACCAGGTGCCCGCGCGTGTGCGACTGCACCGCACTCGTCCGGCCGGACGGCCGCAGGTGGCGCCCACCGGAGGGCCAGATGTGCGAGGCCGCGCCGGCGGCCGGCAGAGGTTGGCGGTGAACAGGCATCAGTTGGCATCTTAGCGGTGGCAGGCCACACCCCCACCCGGCGAGACTTCCCCCGTACGCAGTGGTCCCGGGCTGCGCGCAGCGCCCGGACCGCGCGCAGCGCTCGCCCCGGCACTACCGCCGCCCGGGACCGCCGCACCCCGAGAGAGAACCCGAGAACCCGAGAGAGAGGGAGAGACCCATTGCAACTTTCGTCCTGGTACCCGGCGCCTGGAAGGGCTCATGGTCGTTCGAGGCCGTCGTTCCGCTGCTGGAACGTGCCGGCCACACCGTCCACGCCCTGACCCTGACCGGTCTACGGCCCGACGACGACGCAGCGACCCTCGCGGCCGCCAACCTCGACACGCACGCCGACGACGTGCTGCACCACCTCGACCGCAACCACATCACCGACGCGACACTGGTGGGCCACAGCTACGCCGGCATGGTGATCACCGCCGCCGCCGACCGCGCCGACGGCCGGATCTCACGACTGGTGCACCTCGACGCCTACGTCCCGCGCGACGGCGAGTCGTGCTGGTCCTCGACGAACGCGCACTTCCGGGAGGTCTTCACCGCCGGCACCGCAGCCACCGGCTACGCCGTCCGACCACCGGACGGCGGCGACCCCCGCCGCCGCCCCCACCCCCTCGCCTCGTTCCTGCAGACGATCCGACTCACCGGCGCCCACGCCCGCGTCCCGCGCCGCGAGTTCGTCTACTGCACCCGGTGGCAGGACCGGACACCGTTCACCGAACTCCGCGACCGCCTCCGGGCCGACCCCCACTGGCAGGTCCACGACCTGCCCACCGCACACGACGCGATGCACGAAGCCCCCGAAGCCGTCGCCGCACTCCTGCTCCGCCCGTGAAAAGACCGCCGCACGACCAGTGACCGCCCTTCCGCACCCACCACCCCGACTACGCGACGGAGCCGTTGCATCGGAAGCTCCCGGTTCCCGCTGCCGACCGTGCCGACCGTCAATGGCTATGAGCCGGACCACAGTTGAGGTTCACCTTAGGTCAGGGTGCAGGCTCGTCGCAGCGGCACCACGCCGAGCGAGGCGCAACCGCAGCAAGTTGCTGCTCGCGTAGCGCCTCTCGTTGTCGCCAGGCTCCGGGGGGTTCGCCGTGGTGGCGGCGGAAGGCGGCGGCGAACGCGTAGGGCGAGCTGTAGCCGATCGTGCGGGCGATGGTCGCCATGCCGAGTTCGCCGGTGCGCAACTGGTCGCGGGCCAGCGCCATGCGCCAGTCGGTCAGGTACTGCATGGGGGTCTGGCCGAGCGCGTCGCGGAAGGTCCGGGCGAAGGCGGCCCGGGACAGGCCACTGATCGCCGCGAGTTCGGGGACCGACCAGTCGCGGCCGGCGTCACCGTGGATGGCCTGCAGCGCGGCGCTCAGGCGGGGGTCGGCCAGAGCCCGGTACCAGCGGGGGGCGGTGGGGCTGCGGCGGAAGTCGCTGCGGATGGCGAGGACCAGGAGGACGTCGAGGAGCCGGTCGAGCACCGTGGGCTGGCCCGGCTCCGGGGTGGCCAGTTCGCGGGAGAGCAGCGCGATCACGTCCCGCAGCGGGTCGCCGACCGCGGCCTGCAGAGTGAGGACCTGCGGCAGCGCCTCCAGCAGTCCGTTGCCGATGTCGCCGGTGAACCGGTAGGCGCCGCAGAGGAACACGGTCGACCGGGGGTTCTCGGCCTGGGCGTCGTGGGCGTGCCGGGCCCGGAACTCGTCCGGTTCGAGGCATTCGGCGCCCGGCTCGTGGCCGATGTGGTGGTCCGGTCCCCCGCGCACCAGCGTCACCTCCCCCGGGACGAGTTCCACCGCGTGGCCCGGGTCGGTGAGCCACAGCCATCCCCGGCCGCGGACCACCGTGTGCACCGCCAGCTGGATCGAGCCGGCCAGCCGCAGCCCCCACGGTGGCTCGGCGACCGTCCGGGCGAAGACCGCGCCGCCGGCGCGCGCCCGCGCCAGGTGATCATGCAGTATGTCCACCCGTCCAGTATCGCAGGACGACTGCTGTCGGCGACGGAGAGAGCGTTTGACGTAAAAGACTGAGCGATTCACGCATTGATCCGCCCCCACCAGCGCGCCCACGATGAACCCATGACTGGATCACCGCATACCGCTCTCGTCCTCGGCGGCACCGGCCGCTCGGGCTCGCTCCTGGCGCAGAGGCTCGCCGAACGCGGCCTGGGGGCCCGCACCGCGGCGCGCCACGGCGCCGATGTGCACTTCGACTGGGATGCCCCGGCCACCCACCCCGGCGCCCTGACCGGGGTCGACCGCCTCTACCTCGTCACCCCCGTCCTGCGCGTCACCTACGCGGACCGGGTCGCCGCCTTCCTCGACCTTGCCGAAGCCGCAGGCGTCCGTCACGTCACCTACCTCAGCACCTACGGCGCCGACCAGGCACCGCCCCAGGTCGACATCAGGGCCGTCGAGGCCGACCTCGCCGCCCGCGGCGGCATCACCCACTGCATCCTGCGTCCCGCCTGGGTGATGCAGAACTTCGCCGACACCCACCTGCCGGTCATCGACGGGGCCATCACGGTCCCCACGGGCAGCGGCACCGAGGCCTTCGTCGACGCGGACGACATCGCCGCCGTCGCGGCCGAGACCCTGCTCGCCCCCGCCGACCACGCCGGCGCCCGCTACGAGCCCACCGGCCCACAGGATCTGACCGTCACCGAGGTCGCTGACACCATCACCGCCGTGACCGGCCGGCCCGTCGCGCACCACGACCTCGACCCCGGGCTGTGGATCGAAGGCGCCATCGCCGCCGGCCTCGTTCCCGCCGACTACGCGGTGATGCTGCGCTGGCTGACCGGCACCATCAGCTCCGGCAACGGCTCCACCCCCAACGACGACGTCGAGAAGGTCACCGGCCGACCTCCGACCGCCTTCCTCGACTTCGCTCGTCGCAACGTCCACGTCTGGGCAGCGGCCCGGTGACCGCGATCGTGGGCGACATCGCCGACTTCGGGGCGCTGGACCCGTTCTTCCGCATCATCCAGGAGGGTCTTGCGGGCCTGGTCGACGGTGAGCACTTCTTCGACCTCCTGGCCGAGGACGTGGTCGTCGAGTACGTGGTCTCCGTGCCCGGCTACCCGCGCCGCATCCAGGGGCGACGGGCCGTAGCCGACCTGTACCGCGGCTACGGCGACATGATGGTCCTGCACAGCGTGGACGGACTCGCCGTCCACCACGACCGGGCAACGTCCGTCGTCGTGCTGGAGTACGCCGTGCACGGGCGGGCGGTCCACACCGGACGGGCCTACGACAACCGCTTCGTCTCGGTGCTCACCGTCAAGGACCGCCAGGTGACGCACTGGCGGGACTACCTGGACCCCGTCGCCGTCTTCCAGGCCCTCGGGTGGCCGGCCGAGCCCCGCTAGAGCCCCGCTGGAGAGTAGCCACGAAACCATCGGCTGGGCGGAGCCGCAGACCCGCCTGCGCCCGCTTCGCAGAGCGGCCACGGCGCAGACGATATCCGCGCTCACCGGAACGCCCGACGGCGAAGGCGACTTCCTCTGGATCACGGTGCCGCTGTCGGCCGAAGACCCACTCAAGTTCCGTGTCCGCCGCCGCCTCCGCAGGCTGTTCGCCCGCTGAGCCGGCAGGGGCCGCCGGGGTCAGTGACCGCCCCGGAAGATCTCGCGTGCCTCGCGTACCGCGTAATAGGTGACCACGTATCCGACGAGCGGATCGGCCCACCAGAATCCGAACAGAGAGTTGAGCACCAGACCGAGCAGGACGGCGGCGGCCAGCACGCCGTCGACGAAGGTGACCTTGCCCTCGGTCTTCAGCACCGGGTTGTCCAGGGCCGCCCCGGTACGGGACTTGCCCACCGCCAGGACGAACATCACCGCGGTGGTGACCGCCGTCCACACGATGCCCAGCGCGGAGTGGTGCGGGTGGAAGCCGACAGCCAGCACCACCGTGGACTGCACCGCGAGGTACACCGCCAGCAGCGCGAAACCCCCGCCGATCAACCGCAGCGCCCGGCGCTGACGGTCCTCGCCGGTCCCCGACAACTCCCAGACCACCACCGTGGAGGCACCGATCTCGATCAGCGAGTCCAGCCCGAACCCGGCCAGTGCCACCGAGCGGGCCGCCAGCGCCGCCACGGCCAGCACCACGATGCCGACCACGTTCCAGCCGAGCGTGGCGTACTCCAACGCGAAGCCCCGGCGAAGCAGGGACGAACGGGCAAGCTCGTGCGAGGTGTCCATCCCGGCAGTCTCCCAGGCCGAGCAGCAGCCACGGCGTGCGAGCCCACCCGCTGCCCCAGCAACGGCCGTGGCCACCACCCTGGTCACGCGGCAGGCCCGGCTTCCGCACCAGGGTGTTGTCCAGCTCCGCGGCCAACCGATCCGCCGTCCCGGCCGCAGTGAGCTGACAGTGGCTGACGTGGCCGGTCTCCGTCCAGTGACACGGACGCGGCGGCCAGGCGCTCCGCCTTCGAGCGCACGCCCTCGACCTTCGCGGGCACCGGTTCCAGCCCGAGCGCCGGTGGCGCGGGCGGGTGACCCACGACATGAGCCGGTCACCCGCCCGGAGCTACGAGTAGAAGCCATCCCAGTAGGTCTCGGCAGGGATGGTGAAGCCGTCGGGTTTTTCGCGTCGCAGCATCTTGTAGCGGGCGCAGAGTCGATCCAATGCCAGGCGAAGGTCGTCCCCGAACTCGGTCCGTATCGCCTGGATGGCGTGCATCTTGCGGCCCACGAAGATCATCGCGTCGATTGCGGCCCAAGGGAGCTCGGCCGCATCGACCGGGGCCTCGTACGCAGCGATGGTGATCTGCAGCCTTTCGATCGCTTCGAGGATCGCCTCGTCGGTCGGCATGGTGACGGTCTCGCCGTCGGGACCCCGGCGCCAGGCGGAGAGCCGGAGCCTCGAACAGATCCCAGAACGCAGCGCATCGAGCTGATCTCTGACGTCATGAAGTTCCTGCTGCACGGCACCAGGTGCATCGCTGTCCATTCCGGCACTCTGCCATGCCCTGCCTCCGTTCGTGTAGTTCGGTACGGGCCGCGAGTGCTCGGCAGGAGAGCGCATGATCACCCGAACCGCCTTCGTGCCTGGTTCGGCGCTTGAGCCAGGTCGGGTGGAGCTCGGCGAAGTCCAGGCTGTACTTGGCGTTCGGGTCTTCCACCCCGGTGGCACGGACGCCGGCGAACCCGTTGCCGATCGGCTTGGGCGGGCGGATCCCGAAGCCGAACCAGACCGGCTCGCCGTCCGCCGAGGCGTCAGGCCGCCTTGCCCGGACCGGCCGCGGCGCTCTCGGCCTCTTCCGCCGGGTCGGCCTGGCGTCCCCGCTGGAGGCCGAGGAAGGCCACGACCGCTGCCACCGCCATCGTCCCGGCCATGATGTAGAGGACGGTGCGGGTGGAGTAGGCGAAGTCGAGCCGGATGAAGTGCGGGATGGTGACGGCGCTGCCCGTCCCGCCCTGCGACTGGGAGTCCCTGGCGGCCTGCGCTGCCGCCTGTCCCTTGGGCATCCCCATCGCCACCAGCGAGCTGGTGACCCGGGAGTGGAACTGCGAGACCGAGATCGTGCCCAGGATCGCCAGGCCCAGGCTGGCTGCGTAGTTGCGGACGGTCTGGGTGATGCCCGTGGCCTCGCCGTAGGAGAGCATGGAGGCCCTGTTCACCGCATCCGTACTGGCGGGACCGAGCATGAAACCCATACCGGCGCCGGCCAGGGCGACGAGCCACTGCTGGGCGTTGAAGTCGAGCCCGGTGACCTTGCCGGCCCACAGGTAGAACCCGACGGCGGACAGGGCACAGCCCAGCACCACCGGGCGCTTGGCACCGCCCTTGTCCAGCATCCGCCCGCCGATCTGCGCGGCGACGACGAAGCCGAGGAAGAAGTAGAGCAGGATCACCCCGGACTCGCCGGCCGACTTGCCCAGCCCGATCTGTGCGTACTCGCTCCCGAAGAAGAACACCGGGATGAACACCAGCATGGCGATGCCCAGCACCAGGTTCTCGAACAGGAACGCCCGATTCCGGAAGATGTCCACCTTCATCAGCGGCGACTCGGTGCGCCGCTCGACCTGGACGAACACGACCAGGAGCAGCAGTCCCGCGCCGATGGAGATCCCGATGCCGGGGTTGCTCCAGCCCCAGATCGTGGCCTGCTGGAAACCGAACACGCTGAGCGCCACCCCGGACGCGATCAGCGCAAGCCCGCGGTAGTCCATCCTCGCGGGCCTGTGCTCGGTCTCCGGCTTGGAGATGAACACCAGCACCAGGGCGATCAGGGCGACCGGGATGTTCACCCAGAAGATCGCCCTCCAGGTCCACTCGGTGAGGTAGCCGCCGAGGACCGGCCCGATCGCGGTGAGGCCGCCGGCGACGCCGAAGAACAGGGCCAGCGCCTTACCGCGTTCCCGCAGCGGGTAGGTCTGCACCACGATGGCGAGCGCGGCCGGGAACATGATCGCTCCGCCCGCTCCCTGGACGGCGCGGAAGGTCACGATCCACGCCTCGGCCAGGCTGCCCTTCGGGGTCAGCCCGCACATCGCCGAGGCCGCCGCGAACAGGACCACGCCGAGCACCACCATCTTCCGGTGCCCGACCGTGTCCGCCAGCCGTCCGCCGAAGGCGAACAGCGCGGCCAGCGACAGCAGGTACGCGTTGACCGCCCACTGCACCCCGGTATTGCTCAGACCCAGCTCCCGCTGGATCTCCGGCACGGCGATGGAGACGATGGTCTGGTCGATGAACGTCATCGAGACGGCGAAAATCATCGCGGCGAGGACGAGGTACTTCGGTCGGCCACCCGATCCGACGGCTACGGTCATGGCTTCTCCTCTGTCATACGGTTCGCACTACGTTGGCCCATCGCCCGGCCCCAGGGCCAGTAGGTTGGGGCCGTCCGGTTCAGCGTCTCGCAGTGATCAGCAGAAGCGTGGGAGGAGCCGCTCCCGAATCCAGTGGCGCGAGGCGACCGGCACCGGATCCGTGACGCGGAGGGCGTCCATGAGGACCGGGGCGGGATCGCCGATCCGGCTGAGCCCCACTGCAGCGTCAGGGTGACGGTCTACGGGGATCCGGTGCACGGCCGCCCGCGCCCGCGCCGCCGGAACCCGGTCCTGGTGAGCTCATCGGAGATCCGGCGGGCGCCCCGGCGCGGGTGGCAGCTGGCGCAACAACCCGCACGAACGGCTTTGGTGGTCGACCCCGGAATTCCTTCGGGGGGTGGTCAGGCTGCCAGGGCGACGGAGGGCTCTCGGTGTCGGTCGACGGATGTCTGTCGAGCTAGCCGGGTCAGCAGATCGATCGTGCCGGAAGCGGCACCACCCGCCGATCAGCGCACCACGGAGCGGGCGAGGCGGAATCCCACGTCGTCGACCCGGAAGGTCGGGTGGCTGCGGCGCCGTACTGAGGCCCGGCAGCTCCAGTGCTCGTCGAACCAGCCACCGCCGCGTAGCACCCGGTAGCTGCCGTAGACCTCGGCGTCGTAGACGTCCCAGCACCACTCCCACACGTTGCCGAGCATGTCGTAGAGACCCAACGCGTTGGGCCGCTTGCGGCCCACCTCACGGATCCGCTCGTTCGAGTTGCCTCGATACCAGGCGATCTCGTCGAGGGGGCCATAACGCGGCCCGGGCGTACCGGCACGGCAGGCATGCTCCCATTCCGCTTCGGTCGGCAGCCGATACCCGTCGGCGGACGCGTCCCACTCGATGCCTTCGCCGCCGGCCTGGAAGTGGTAGGCGGGCGAGAACCCGTCGCGCTCGGACAGGGCGTTGCAGAACCGGACCGCGTCCCACCAGGAGACGCCGTCGACGGGCAACCGGTCCCCCTGGGCGGCGCTGGGACGCCGGTCGGCGATCCGGGCGTACAGCGCCTGGGTGATCGGGTACGCCGCGAGTTGGTAGGGCGCCAGCTCAACCGGCCAACTGCGCTGCGTCCGCCGGTCCGACAGCATGACCTGCCCCGATGGGCAAGCGATCATCTTCTGCTCTGCGCTCGCGTCCATGAGAAGACGACCTTACCGGAACCTGCCCTGAACGACCTGCGGGGAATGGCCCTGCTGACGGCAGTCGAGCCGACTCCGCCGCACGGCCGGGCCGGCCTCACAATCCTCGCCACGGCGGAGCTGCTCGCCCTCGGAGTCGCCCGGCGATCGCTTCGGTCGCGACGCCGGGCCCGGGCCCTGACGGTCTAGCAGGCCGGCACCATCCCAGGGGAAACTTCGCCTTTGTCGCTCAAAATCGAGGTGCCCGCGTCGATGTAGCCGCTTCCGCCATCGTAGGAGATCTTGTAGGACGCGCCGTAGCCCATTCCGTTGCTGTCGACCTGCCCGGCCGCGTAGCACTCCACGGTCACCGGAGCCAAGGTAGTCAGCTCGCCAGTCGGCTGTTGACCGACGGGATCCGCGCTCGGCCAGACCGAGACGCTGTCGTAGTCCTCGATCTTCCCGGCGAGGCCGTCCGCACCGCAGGCGGACAGCAGCAGTAATGCCGCCGCACTGGCCATAGTCGCTGCCACGGCTCTTCCCAACCTCATGTCAGATCCTCTCTGCCGCAATGGACTCCGAAGGGTGCGACCCCGACGCTACGACGCGGTCGGGCAGCGCCCACAGCTCCGCGGATGCAATGGCCGGTGGCCATTGCTGACCGGCCGTCTCCACCTGCGGATTCGCGGTCGAGACGGTCCATGCCCAGGGGGTCCGACCGCAGTCGGGGTCAGTCCGACGGCCTGGCCGTGAGCGCCGTGCCGGTCTGGGTGCGCAGGTGCACGGCCGTACGGCCGGTACGGTGGGTCGTCACCAGCCCAGCGCCCCGCAGAGCGCCGAGGTGCTGGGAGACAGCACCGGCGGTGACACCCAGGCGGGCGGCGAGGTCGGGGGTGCTCAGCGGTTCACCGAGTTCCGCGAGAAGTGCGGCGCGCGTGCGACCGAGGACGGCGGTGAGGCCGGCCGATGTCGGGCGGGGCTGCTCCCAGAGCAGTCCGACACCGGACGCCGGGTAGCGGATGGAGGCTGTGGTGCGTGGGGAGTAGTCGACGATCACGTCCGGCCAGCCGAAGACGGACGGCATCAGCACCAGCCCGTGCCCGTCCGTCTCGACCGTCCACTGCGCACCCGACCGGCGGCGCCCGTGCACCACCAA
The Streptacidiphilus albus JL83 genome window above contains:
- a CDS encoding CHAP domain-containing protein, encoding MSMNSRSLKKSAVATLVAAAAVSGLSVLPAHADTPSSIVSAVQSQLNDGHTGSNGAGYSDGVNQGGSLANPTEWCADFAGWAWAQAGVADLGILGDGAASFYDYGRRYGTLSGTPQVGDAVVFGYNASSDSAAHVAIVTAVNSNGTINWIGGNQGTSGLVTQDSGMPGGVGDYEWTDDGSNVDLSGFIAPVTSLNNTPSTLPAGTLVKSPDSAEVKVIIGGAGIAVSASDVSADGYDLSKIVSVTDAAFNALPATPPDGTVVKDQSGANATVYVIVDDTALPVTAAEFTADGWSTKPLMGVPTSWLQTTAASTLPSGSVVYNENGTDPSRYVMVDGVALPISGAEWTADGYNTRPLLGVPGTWLAGAVAGTLPAGAVVMNQSGTDSNRYVMIGGAALHITAAEWTADGYSTRALMGVPGTWLAGAVAAAPANGTVVEDQAGTSANRYVMVGGTAALISASEWTGNGYNTRPLLGVPGTWLAAAAAAVPANGTLVQASGSSAVYLVTGGDKELLTASQFGTGGYSYSNVVLAPAALLAQLPTTTG
- a CDS encoding AraC family transcriptional regulator, which gives rise to MPVHRQPLPAAGAASHIWPSGGRHLRPSGRTSAVQSHTRGHLVYAASGVLAVHTERGTSIVPANRVAWTPAGFTHRHRAHGDTDMRIVFLAPSLARLVPDHPAVFLASGLAREVLLALTGPRNYGPAAPGYSRSARSRLLRVLVEELREAPEQPLHLPEPRDDRLRAVARILHETPGDNATLAELGRTVGAGARTLSRLFHDELGMTFYEWRTQLRVHHALVLLAEGHDTTRTAAACGWANPSSFIAAFTDIIGTTPGRYRADLRPTPRPTPTPAGT
- a CDS encoding alpha/beta fold hydrolase: MVPGCAQRPDRAQRSPRHYRRPGPPHPEREPENPRERERPIATFVLVPGAWKGSWSFEAVVPLLERAGHTVHALTLTGLRPDDDAATLAAANLDTHADDVLHHLDRNHITDATLVGHSYAGMVITAAADRADGRISRLVHLDAYVPRDGESCWSSTNAHFREVFTAGTAATGYAVRPPDGGDPRRRPHPLASFLQTIRLTGAHARVPRREFVYCTRWQDRTPFTELRDRLRADPHWQVHDLPTAHDAMHEAPEAVAALLLRP
- a CDS encoding AraC family transcriptional regulator; this translates as MDILHDHLARARAGGAVFARTVAEPPWGLRLAGSIQLAVHTVVRGRGWLWLTDPGHAVELVPGEVTLVRGGPDHHIGHEPGAECLEPDEFRARHAHDAQAENPRSTVFLCGAYRFTGDIGNGLLEALPQVLTLQAAVGDPLRDVIALLSRELATPEPGQPTVLDRLLDVLLVLAIRSDFRRSPTAPRWYRALADPRLSAALQAIHGDAGRDWSVPELAAISGLSRAAFARTFRDALGQTPMQYLTDWRMALARDQLRTGELGMATIARTIGYSSPYAFAAAFRRHHGEPPGAWRQREALREQQLAAVAPRSAWCRCDEPAP
- a CDS encoding NmrA family NAD(P)-binding protein, producing MTGSPHTALVLGGTGRSGSLLAQRLAERGLGARTAARHGADVHFDWDAPATHPGALTGVDRLYLVTPVLRVTYADRVAAFLDLAEAAGVRHVTYLSTYGADQAPPQVDIRAVEADLAARGGITHCILRPAWVMQNFADTHLPVIDGAITVPTGSGTEAFVDADDIAAVAAETLLAPADHAGARYEPTGPQDLTVTEVADTITAVTGRPVAHHDLDPGLWIEGAIAAGLVPADYAVMLRWLTGTISSGNGSTPNDDVEKVTGRPPTAFLDFARRNVHVWAAAR
- a CDS encoding nuclear transport factor 2 family protein — encoded protein: MTAIVGDIADFGALDPFFRIIQEGLAGLVDGEHFFDLLAEDVVVEYVVSVPGYPRRIQGRRAVADLYRGYGDMMVLHSVDGLAVHHDRATSVVVLEYAVHGRAVHTGRAYDNRFVSVLTVKDRQVTHWRDYLDPVAVFQALGWPAEPR